A genomic window from Passer domesticus isolate bPasDom1 chromosome Z, bPasDom1.hap1, whole genome shotgun sequence includes:
- the RPL37 gene encoding large ribosomal subunit protein eL37: MTKGTSSFGKRRNKTHTLCRRCGSKAYHLQKSTCGKCGYPAKRKRKYNWSAKAKRRNTTGTGRMRHLKKVYRRFRNGFREGTTPKPKRAAVAASSSS; encoded by the exons ATG ACGAAGGGTACCTCGTCGTTTGGTAAGCGACGAAATAAGACACACACCCTGTGTCGTCGATGTGGGTCCAAGGCGTACCATCTGCAAAAGTCGACCTGTGGGAAATGTGGTTACCCTGCTAAGCGTAAGAGAAAGT ATAACTGGAGTGCAAAGGCTAAAAGACGCAACACCACTGGTACTGGTCGCATGAGGCACCTGAAAAAGGTCTACCGTCGATTCAG GAATGGATTCCGTGAGGGAACCACACCGAAGCCCAAGAGAGCAGCTGTTGCAGCTTCCAGTTCATCTTAA
- the PRKAA1 gene encoding 5'-AMP-activated protein kinase catalytic subunit alpha-1 isoform X2, which yields MVMEYVSGGELFDYICKNGRLDEKESRRLFQQILSGVDYCHRHMVVHRDLKPENVLLDAHMNAKIADFGLSNMMSDGEFLRTSCGSPNYAAPEVISGRLYAGPEVDIWSSGVILYALLCGTLPFDDDHVPTLFKKICDGIFYTPQYLNPSVISLLKHMLQVDPMKRATIRDIREHEWFKQDLPKYLFPEDPSYSSTMIDDEALKEVCEKFECTEEEVLSCLYSRNHQDPLAVAYHLIIDNRRIMNEAKDFYLATSPPDSFLDDHHLSRPHPERVPFLVAEAPRPRHTLDELNPQKSKHQGVRRAKWHLGIRSQSRPNDIMAEVCRAIKQLDYEWKVVNPYYLRVRRKNPVTSAYSKMSLQLYQVDSRTYLLDFRSIDDEIAEAKSGTATPQRSGSVSNYKSCQKDSDADAQGKSADTSLTSSVNSSLDSSTADVTPRPGSHTIEFFEMCANLIKILAQ from the exons ATGGTGATGGAATATGTTTCAGGAGGAGAACTGTTTGATTATATCTGTAAAAATGGAAGG CTTGATGAGAAGGAAAGTAGGCGTCTGTTTCAGCAAATCCTTTCTGGTGTGGATTACTGTCACAGGCACATGGTAGTACATAGAGATTTGAAGCCTGAAAATGTGCTTCTTGATGCACACATGAATGCCAAAATAGCTGACTTTG GTCTATCAAATATGATGTCAGATGGAGAATTTTTAAGAACAAGCTGTGGTTCCCCTAACTATGCTGCACCAGAAGTAATTTCTGGAAG gTTATATGCAGGTCCAGAAGTAGATATTTGGAGCAGTGGGGTTATTCTCTATGCTTTGTTATGCGGAACACTTCCATTTGATGATGATCATGTGCCAACCCTTTTTAAGAAGATATGTGATGGTATCTTTTATACCCCTCAGTACCTGAATCCATCTGTAATTAGTCTTTTGAAGCACATGCTGCAAGTGGATCCAATGAAAAGAGCAACAATCAGAGACATTAG GGAACATGAATGGTTTAAGCAGGATCTTCCAAAATACTTGTTTCCTGAAGATCCATCATATAGCTCTACCATGATTGATGATGAAGCCTTAAAAGAAGTGTGTGAGAAGTTTGAATGCACAGAAGAGGAAGTGCTAAGTTGTCTGTACAGCCGAAATCATCAGGACCCTCTAGCTGTTGCTTATCACCTCATTATAGATAACAGAAGAATAATGAATGAGGCCAAAGACTTCTACCTGGCCACAAGTCCACCAGATTCTTTTCTGGATGATCACCACCTGTCTCGCCCTCACCCTGAACGAGTGCCATTTTTAGTAGCTGAAGCACCACGTCCTCGCCACACCCTTGATGAGCTGAATCCACAGAAGTCAAAACACCAAGGTGTAAGACGAGCTAAATGGCACTTGGGAATACGGAGTCAGAGTCGACCAAATGATATCATGGCTGAAGTTTGTCGAGCAATTAAACAACTGGATTATGAATGGAAG GTTGTAAATCCATATTATTTGCGTGTTCGGAGAAAGAATCCAGTAACAAGTGCATATTCCAAAATGAGTCTCCAGTTGTATCAGGTGGACAGCAGAACATACTTACTGGACTTCCGTAGTATTGATG ATGAAATTGCTGAAGCGAAGTCTGGGACTGCTACTCCACAGAGATCAGGTTCTGTGAGCAACTATAAATCTTGCCAAAAAGATTCAGATGCTGATGCTCAAGGGAAATCTGCAGATACATCCCTTACCTCATCAGTGAACTCTTCGCTTGACTCTTCCACAGCTGACGTAACTCCAAGACCAGGGAGTCATACCATTGAGTTTTTTGAGATGTGTGCAAATCTTATTAAAATACTTGCACAGTAA
- the PRKAA1 gene encoding 5'-AMP-activated protein kinase catalytic subunit alpha-1 isoform X1, whose amino-acid sequence MRRLGPCLKMAAVADKQKHEHGRVKIGHYILGDTLGVGTFGKVKVGKHELTGHKVAVKILNRQKIRSLDVVGKIRREIQNLKLFRHPHIIKLYQVISTPTDIFMVMEYVSGGELFDYICKNGRLDEKESRRLFQQILSGVDYCHRHMVVHRDLKPENVLLDAHMNAKIADFGLSNMMSDGEFLRTSCGSPNYAAPEVISGRLYAGPEVDIWSSGVILYALLCGTLPFDDDHVPTLFKKICDGIFYTPQYLNPSVISLLKHMLQVDPMKRATIRDIREHEWFKQDLPKYLFPEDPSYSSTMIDDEALKEVCEKFECTEEEVLSCLYSRNHQDPLAVAYHLIIDNRRIMNEAKDFYLATSPPDSFLDDHHLSRPHPERVPFLVAEAPRPRHTLDELNPQKSKHQGVRRAKWHLGIRSQSRPNDIMAEVCRAIKQLDYEWKVVNPYYLRVRRKNPVTSAYSKMSLQLYQVDSRTYLLDFRSIDDEIAEAKSGTATPQRSGSVSNYKSCQKDSDADAQGKSADTSLTSSVNSSLDSSTADVTPRPGSHTIEFFEMCANLIKILAQ is encoded by the exons ATGCGCAGGCTCGGCCCTTGCCTCAAGATGGCGGCGGTGGCGGATAAACAGAAGCACGAGCACGGGCGGGTGAAGATCGGGCACTACATCCTGGGGGACACGCTGGGCGTCGGCACCTTCGGGAAAGTCAAGG TTGGAAAACATGAGCTAACTGGGCATAAAGTTGCTGTGAAGATCCTGAATCGACAGAAGATTCGCAGCCTTGATGTTGTAGGCAAAATCCGCAGGGAGATTCAGAACCTCAAACTCTTCAGGCATCCTCATATAATTAAGCT GTACCAGGTCATCAGTACACCCACTGACATTTTCATGGTGATGGAATATGTTTCAGGAGGAGAACTGTTTGATTATATCTGTAAAAATGGAAGG CTTGATGAGAAGGAAAGTAGGCGTCTGTTTCAGCAAATCCTTTCTGGTGTGGATTACTGTCACAGGCACATGGTAGTACATAGAGATTTGAAGCCTGAAAATGTGCTTCTTGATGCACACATGAATGCCAAAATAGCTGACTTTG GTCTATCAAATATGATGTCAGATGGAGAATTTTTAAGAACAAGCTGTGGTTCCCCTAACTATGCTGCACCAGAAGTAATTTCTGGAAG gTTATATGCAGGTCCAGAAGTAGATATTTGGAGCAGTGGGGTTATTCTCTATGCTTTGTTATGCGGAACACTTCCATTTGATGATGATCATGTGCCAACCCTTTTTAAGAAGATATGTGATGGTATCTTTTATACCCCTCAGTACCTGAATCCATCTGTAATTAGTCTTTTGAAGCACATGCTGCAAGTGGATCCAATGAAAAGAGCAACAATCAGAGACATTAG GGAACATGAATGGTTTAAGCAGGATCTTCCAAAATACTTGTTTCCTGAAGATCCATCATATAGCTCTACCATGATTGATGATGAAGCCTTAAAAGAAGTGTGTGAGAAGTTTGAATGCACAGAAGAGGAAGTGCTAAGTTGTCTGTACAGCCGAAATCATCAGGACCCTCTAGCTGTTGCTTATCACCTCATTATAGATAACAGAAGAATAATGAATGAGGCCAAAGACTTCTACCTGGCCACAAGTCCACCAGATTCTTTTCTGGATGATCACCACCTGTCTCGCCCTCACCCTGAACGAGTGCCATTTTTAGTAGCTGAAGCACCACGTCCTCGCCACACCCTTGATGAGCTGAATCCACAGAAGTCAAAACACCAAGGTGTAAGACGAGCTAAATGGCACTTGGGAATACGGAGTCAGAGTCGACCAAATGATATCATGGCTGAAGTTTGTCGAGCAATTAAACAACTGGATTATGAATGGAAG GTTGTAAATCCATATTATTTGCGTGTTCGGAGAAAGAATCCAGTAACAAGTGCATATTCCAAAATGAGTCTCCAGTTGTATCAGGTGGACAGCAGAACATACTTACTGGACTTCCGTAGTATTGATG ATGAAATTGCTGAAGCGAAGTCTGGGACTGCTACTCCACAGAGATCAGGTTCTGTGAGCAACTATAAATCTTGCCAAAAAGATTCAGATGCTGATGCTCAAGGGAAATCTGCAGATACATCCCTTACCTCATCAGTGAACTCTTCGCTTGACTCTTCCACAGCTGACGTAACTCCAAGACCAGGGAGTCATACCATTGAGTTTTTTGAGATGTGTGCAAATCTTATTAAAATACTTGCACAGTAA